In one Musa acuminata AAA Group cultivar baxijiao chromosome BXJ2-5, Cavendish_Baxijiao_AAA, whole genome shotgun sequence genomic region, the following are encoded:
- the LOC103986448 gene encoding probable auxin efflux carrier component 5c, which translates to MIGGRDVIKVIEAMTPLYVAVGLGYGSVRWWHVFTREQCEAINRLVVYFTIPFFTFEFTSHIDPFTMNYRVIAADAISKLLTVGVLAAWTWCSSSSKSSYSWAITIFSLSQLTNTLLVGAPLLDAMYGRWAQDIVVQLSVVQGIAWMALLLFALEMRKASGAAGFAPAAIVAGAGGQVVAPEPQQATDVECNTDVAARPTLGSLMKTVWLKLALNPNIYASVLGVIWALIANRWHFEMPRIMEGSVLVMSKTGTGMSMFSMGLFMALQDKIVACGQKLSAFGMLLKFIAGPAVTTICAVAVGLRGDLLRVAIIQAALPQSISSFIFAREYGLHPDVLSTAVIFGTLVSLSVLIAYYEVLGLLS; encoded by the exons ATGATAGGGGGGCGGGATGTGATTAAGGTGATCGAAGCAATGACACCGCTCTATGTCGCAGTCGGCCTCGGCTACGGCTCGGTGCGATGGTGGCATGTCTTCACCCGCGAGCAGTGCGAGGCGATCAACCGCCTCGTCGTCTACTTCACCATCCCCTTCTTCACCTTTGAGTTCACCAGCCACATCGACCCTTTCACCATGAACTACCGCGTCATCGCTGCTGACGCCATCTCCAAGCTCCTCACCGTTGGCGTCCTGGCTGCATGGACCTGGTGCAGCAGCAGCTCCAAAAGCAGCTACAGCTGGGCCATCACCATCTTCTCACTCTCCCAGCTCACCAACACCTTGTTGGTGGGCGCGCCGCTGCTGGACGCCATGTACGGGAGATGGGCGCAGGACATCGTCGTGCAGCTCTCCGTGGTGCAGGGCATCGCGTGGATGGCGCTGCTCCTGTTCGCGCTCGAGATGAGGAAGGCAAGTGGTGCTGCCGGCTTTGCTCCGGCAGCTATCGTAGCTGGCGCTGgtggccaggtggtggcacctgaACCGCAACAAGCAACGGACGTGGAGTGCAACACCGACGTCGCTGCACGTCCTACGTTAGGATCACTGATGAAGACGGTGTGGCTCAAGCTCGCTCTCAATCCCAACATATACGCCAGCGTTCTCGGCGTCATTTGGGCTCTCATAGCAAACAG GTGGCACTTCGAGATGCCGCGAATCATGGAGGGATCGGTGTTGGTGATGTCCAAGACCGGGACAGGGATGTCCATGTTCAGCATGG GGTTGTTCATGGCTCTGCAAGACAAGATTGTCGCATGTGGGCAGAAGCTGAGCGCGTTCGGCATGCTTCTAAAGTTCATCGCAGGGCCGGCGGTTACGACGATCTGCGCCGTCGCCGTGGGACTTCGTGGTGACCTCCTGAGGGTGGCGATCATACAG GCTGCACTGCCTCAATCTATCTCCTCCTTCATCTTCGCAAGAGAATATGGATTGCATCCTGATGTGCTCAGCACCGC AGTCATTTTTGGAACGCTTGTCTCCTTGTCGGTGCTGATAGCATACTATGAAGTCCTTGGTTTACTGAGCTAG
- the LOC135611886 gene encoding probable auxin efflux carrier component 5c yields MIGGRDVLKVIEAMTPLYVALGLGYGSVRWWHVFTREQCEAINRLVVYFAIPFFTFDFTSHIDPFTMNYRVIAADAISKLLTVAVLAAWTWCSSSDKSSYSWAITIFSLSQLSNILVVGAPLLDAMYGRWAQDIIVQLSVVQLIAWMALLLFALEMRKARGAASFAPATVVAGAGGQMVAPEPQQAMDVERNADVAARPTLGSLMKTVWLKLVINPNIYASVLGVIWALIANRWHFEMPRIIEGSVLVMSKTGTGMSMFSMGLFMALQDKIVACGPKLSAFGMVLKFIAGPAATAISAVSVGLRGDLLRVAIIQAALPQSISSFIFAREYGLHPGVLSTAVIFGTLVSLPVLIAYYEVLGLLS; encoded by the exons ATGATAGGGGGGCGGGATGTGTTAAAGGTGATTGAGGCAATGACGCCGCTTTATGTCGCACTCGGCCTCGGCTACGGCTCGGTGCGGTGGTGGCACGTCTTCACCCGCGAGCAGTGCGAAGCGATCAACCGCCTCGTCGTCTATTTCGCCATCCCCTTCTTCACCTTCGATTTCACCAGCCACATCGACCCTTTCACCATGAACTACCGCGTCATCGCCGCCGACGCCATCTCCAAGCTCCTCACCGTGGCAGTACTGGCTGCATGGACCTGGTGCAGCAGCAGCGACAAGAGCAGCTACAGCTGGGCCATCACCATCTTCTCGCTCTCCCAGCTCAGCAACATCTTGGTGGTGGGCGCGCCGCTGCTGGACGCCATGTACGGACGTTGGGCGCAGGACATCATCGTGCAGCTGTCCGTGGTGCAGCTCATCGCGTGGATGGCGCTGCTCCTGTTCGCGCTCGAGATGAGGAAGGCAAGGGGTGCTGCCAGCTTTGCTCCGGCGACCGTCGTGGCCGGCGCTGGTGGCCAGATGGTGGCACCCGAACCGCAACAAGCAATGGACGTGGAGCGCAACGCCGACGTCGCTGCACGTCCTACGTTAGGATCACTGATGAAGACGGTGTGGCTCAAGCTCGTTATCAATCCCAACATATACGCCAGCGTTCTCGGCGTCATTTGGGCTCTCATAGCAAACAG GTGGCACTTCGAGATGCCGCGAATCATCGAGGGATCGGTGTTGGTGATGTCCAAGACCGGGACAGGGATGTCCATGTTCAGCATGG GGTTGTTCATGGCTCTGCAAGACAAGATTGTCGCATGTGGCCCGAAGCTGAGCGCGTTCGGCATGGTTCTAAAGTTCATCGCGGGGCCGGCGGCTACGGCGATCTCCGCCGTCTCCGTGGGACTTCGTGGTGATCTCCTGAGGGTGGCGATCATACAG GCTGCACTGCCTCAATCTATCTCCTCCTTCATCTTCGCAAGAGAGTATGGATTGCATCCTGGTGTGCTCAGCACCGC AGTCATTTTTGGAACGCTCGTCTCATTGCCGGTGCTGATAGCATACTATGAAGTTCTTGGTTTACTGAGCTAG